The DNA sequence AACCCCCGAAGGAGACGGGTAAAACAGCGGCGGATTCTGCAGTCGACTCCGCCTCTTCCCGGAAGGCAGTCCCCGAATCGGGACATCGCTGGACATTCCTGACGAACCACGCGCATGTACTGATCGTCCTGCACCGGAATCCCACGATTGTGCTGCGAGAAGTGGCCCTCGAAGTGGGAATTACCGAGCGTGCAGTACAGCGGATCATCCAGGACCTGGAGGAAGAGGGGTTTCTGCAGCGAGAGAAAATCGGACGTCAGAACCATTACCAGGTACTTACGGATCAGGCATTACGGCACCCGATCGAAAAACACAAATCGATCGGGGACCTGCTGAACCTGGTGGCGCTGGACTAGACGCTGGCAGAACTATCATTCATGCAAACAGACTCTGGTTTACGCAAATAGTTCCTGTACCGCCTGTCCCTTAGCATCTTTGGTGACATAGAACGGACGGCCTTCGATGTCGAAGCCGGTTTTGGGGCTGATGCCCATCGCTGTCATGATGGTAGCGTGCAGATCTTCGATGGAGACCGGATTTTCAATCGCCATCAAAGGGCGCTCATCAGCTGTTTTGCCATAGACAAAGCCACGTTTCATTCCTCCGCCAAACATCACAACGCTGGTCCCTCCAGTGAAATGACGATGCAGACCAAAGTGCTTCATCTCGGAAATTTCATCGACCTTTTCGCGGGCCTGATCTCGGGCGTTGGAGCCTGGCTGACCTTCGATCAGTGCATCGCGACTGAATTCTGAAGCGATAATCACCAGGGTCCGGTCGAGCAGTCCCCGTGCTTCGAGATCGAGAATGAGCTGCGTGATCGGCGGGTCGATCTCCTTATGCATGCGGTCCATCGTGGTATGCCCGTCGGCGTGTGTGTCCCAGTGCAGGAAGGGAACGTACTCGGTGGTGACTTCGACAAACCTCGCTCCTGATTCCACCAGACGTCGGGCCAACAGACAGCCACGACCGAAGCGACTGTCGCCGTACTTCTGGCGGACGTCTTCCTTTTCCAGCGTGATGTCGAAGGCATCCCGTTCTTTGGAACTGAGCAGGCGATACGCCTTGTCCATCGACCGCAACATCGATTCCTGATGATAGTCGCTCATCAGTTCCCGCTGCGGGCTCTGATCGATGAGCTTCCGATAGAGTTTATTACGGTTGACGAACCGTTGCCCCGTCATGCCCTGCGGCGGGCGCACCGACTTGGCAGCTTCCTCGGGATAAGGCAGGTTAAGCGGTCCAAATTCACTGCCGAAAAATCCGGCCGTGGTGAAGGCCTTGAGCTCTTCGCTCTCCCCGACGCCTTCGAGTCGCTGGCCAATATTGATGAAGGCCGGCATCACAGGATTACGGGGGCCGATCACCCGGGCCATCCAGGCGCCTAAATGCGGAGCGGCGACGGTCTGTGGAGGAACATAACCGGTGTGCCAGTGATACT is a window from the Gimesia benthica genome containing:
- a CDS encoding helix-turn-helix transcriptional regulator: MGKASSKRQSRKAEPPKETGKTAADSAVDSASSRKAVPESGHRWTFLTNHAHVLIVLHRNPTIVLREVALEVGITERAVQRIIQDLEEEGFLQREKIGRQNHYQVLTDQALRHPIEKHKSIGDLLNLVALD
- a CDS encoding DUF1501 domain-containing protein, with product MTFEIDPTAPEQIVRRDFLKHLSAAGAAALMSGTPRLLTANEAEPVKQPQATADSCILLWMGGGMAAPDTFDPKRYLPFKKGLKVADMLSTFPAIPTAVDGLEICEGLEGIASVMDRATLIRSAVQPDLGSILHSRHQYHWHTGYVPPQTVAAPHLGAWMARVIGPRNPVMPAFINIGQRLEGVGESEELKAFTTAGFFGSEFGPLNLPYPEEAAKSVRPPQGMTGQRFVNRNKLYRKLIDQSPQRELMSDYHQESMLRSMDKAYRLLSSKERDAFDITLEKEDVRQKYGDSRFGRGCLLARRLVESGARFVEVTTEYVPFLHWDTHADGHTTMDRMHKEIDPPITQLILDLEARGLLDRTLVIIASEFSRDALIEGQPGSNARDQAREKVDEISEMKHFGLHRHFTGGTSVVMFGGGMKRGFVYGKTADERPLMAIENPVSIEDLHATIMTAMGISPKTGFDIEGRPFYVTKDAKGQAVQELFA